A DNA window from Aspergillus nidulans FGSC A4 chromosome V contains the following coding sequences:
- a CDS encoding uncharacterized protein (transcript_id=CADANIAT00003727): MASTEDALLRKEAVKQAVPALDSNIAVYNSKAEGDSKNVSTEEFLIMGTIVMYHQLKAAMLKGGRADTKSLIIDKADNANNLGQQLKSSTCYKLDSNPDGDDSEARGSWIIFSGDVACGPGS; the protein is encoded by the exons ATGGCCAGTACAGAAGACGCTCTTCTTCGCAAGGAG GCTGTCAAACAAGCAGTGCCAGCTCTTGATAGCAATATAGCAGTATATAACAGCAAGGCAGAGGGA GATTCAAAGAATGTTTCCACCGAAGAGTTCTTGATCATGGGTACTATTGTGATGTATCACCAACTTAAAGCTGCTATG TTaaaaggaggaagggctgaTACAAAATCCCTGATTATTGATAAG GCTGACAACGCTAACAATTTgggccagcagctcaaatCCAGCACATGTTATAAGCTCGACTCTAACCCTGATGGAGACGATTCCGAGGCTCGTGGCTCGTGGATTATTTTTAGCGGCGATGTTGCCTGCGGGCCTGGCAGttga